From a single Methylacidiphilum kamchatkense Kam1 genomic region:
- the sufU gene encoding Fe-S cluster assembly sulfur transfer protein SufU, giving the protein MDLEDLYQEILLDHSRYPRNFGKPEGKYLEAEGTNPSCGDTIQLFIRINDSNQVIERVQFLGRGCAISIASASLMTEIVQSKKIEEAIGIKNTLQLFLTGQETVEDAVLGELSCLKGVRHFPARVKCALLPWHALAKVIQ; this is encoded by the coding sequence ATGGATTTAGAAGATCTTTATCAAGAAATCCTTTTGGACCATTCCCGTTATCCGCGCAACTTTGGGAAACCAGAAGGTAAATACTTAGAAGCCGAAGGAACAAATCCAAGTTGCGGGGATACTATCCAACTTTTCATACGCATCAATGATTCTAATCAGGTCATTGAACGCGTTCAGTTCCTTGGCAGAGGCTGTGCAATCTCCATAGCTTCAGCTTCTTTAATGACCGAAATCGTGCAATCCAAAAAAATAGAAGAGGCTATAGGCATAAAAAATACCCTACAGCTCTTCCTAACGGGCCAAGAAACAGTGGAGGATGCGGTGCTTGGGGAATTATCCTGTCTAAAAGGTGTCAGGCATTTTCCTGCTAGAGTTAAATGTGCGCTGCTCCCATGGCATGCGTTAGCCAAGGTTATCCAATAG
- the mfd gene encoding transcription-repair coupling factor, translating to MATSPSNHWNSKNLSIQGKKQEMTFSPTKWLNHPLLKQQHKLLKQGGNWSMECLPTSAQSFFLASFIADFHSPTLVIAESIKKVNELAIGLECWGSPYIVFPEIEPVSTESLPDPLLMAERLRAAYSLLNFFSGTILTTELALEEPLPSPSLLQEKRFLIVPGKTTDRSALIERLVEAGYERVDTVDNRGQFAVRGSIVDFFSWDGLFPLRTEWEGNQIISLRQFHPITQRSFKPLDEAFLSLINAEDISKGKASLYDYLPKMTPTFWSKAPEIAMPDIDIHFESHILLDAPKGDWFHQERRWEFFLSQLTQWIEKKWEIVIFVNNEGEESRLKEILSNQGINIESIFFAKSPLLKGFSWPAAKLAILTDAEIFGRYQNQKICLRNQETNDALEKYLTGEISEQWKEGDYVVHLQHGICRFRGIKSMDGTNSEMIELEFDQKAKLYVPIDQANLISRYIGGTKKQPKLDSLGGTRWLRAKSATEKAVSDLAERMLKINAEREVLEGFAFPKDDHWQREFEESFIYEETADQLKAIEETKRDMESKRPMDRLICGDVGFGKTEVAIRAIFKAVMGGKQAALLAPTTVLAKQHFNTLSERFADYPIRTALLCRLIKNSEEKEILTGLKNGSIDVVIGTHRLLSADVAFKDLGLIVIDEEQRFGVLQKEKWKETFRLIDVLSLSATPIPRTLYLALAGARDMSLIETPPPNRYPIETIVSAYDERIIRQAIERELNRGGQVYFLHNRIRTIEKVASRIKSLLPSVKIAIGHGRMKKSELEEVMESFVNGQIDVLLATSIIENGLDIPNANTIIIDRADLFGLADLYQLRGRVGRSNQKAYAYLLLPRDLFIQADAKKRIKAMQEHSQLGVGFQIALRDLEIRGAGNLLGTSQSGHIASVGFELYCKLLKKAVQRLQGKEIDSLTDCKVSLDFLLPEPGGGRHALAFIPFTYMERREERLQAYRQLAEALSLGELEEIKKGWKDRFGAWPEPVENLFSITEIRLMGAAKGIERVESDQDKLKLMRHREYLFTAQGKFPRLIESDTKTKIMQIKKWLEAF from the coding sequence ATGGCAACTTCACCATCCAATCATTGGAACAGTAAGAATCTTTCGATCCAAGGGAAGAAACAAGAAATGACCTTTTCTCCTACCAAGTGGTTGAACCATCCCTTGTTAAAACAACAACACAAGCTGTTAAAGCAAGGGGGCAACTGGAGCATGGAATGCTTGCCCACCTCCGCTCAATCCTTTTTTCTTGCCTCCTTTATAGCCGATTTCCACTCACCCACTTTGGTCATAGCAGAAAGCATTAAAAAGGTCAATGAATTGGCCATTGGATTAGAATGTTGGGGAAGCCCTTACATAGTCTTTCCTGAAATTGAACCTGTGTCGACGGAAAGCTTACCGGATCCGTTGTTGATGGCCGAAAGGCTAAGAGCAGCCTATAGTCTGCTCAATTTTTTTTCAGGGACTATCCTGACCACAGAGTTAGCTTTAGAAGAGCCTCTGCCTTCCCCTAGCTTATTACAAGAAAAGCGTTTTCTGATTGTCCCTGGAAAAACGACTGATAGATCCGCTCTAATCGAACGACTCGTGGAAGCTGGGTACGAAAGAGTTGACACGGTAGATAACCGAGGCCAATTTGCCGTTCGGGGATCGATTGTAGACTTTTTTTCTTGGGATGGTCTCTTTCCTTTGAGAACGGAATGGGAAGGCAATCAAATCATCTCGTTGAGACAATTCCATCCAATTACGCAACGTTCTTTTAAGCCCCTTGATGAAGCTTTTCTTTCTCTTATCAATGCTGAGGACATTAGCAAGGGAAAAGCATCGCTTTACGATTACTTGCCTAAAATGACCCCCACATTTTGGTCAAAGGCACCGGAAATAGCGATGCCAGACATAGATATCCATTTCGAAAGCCATATTTTACTGGATGCGCCCAAAGGAGATTGGTTCCATCAGGAAAGACGATGGGAATTCTTTCTGTCTCAACTGACTCAATGGATCGAAAAAAAATGGGAGATCGTCATTTTTGTTAACAATGAAGGAGAAGAAAGCCGATTAAAAGAAATCCTTTCTAACCAGGGGATTAATATCGAATCGATCTTTTTTGCAAAAAGCCCGCTTCTCAAAGGCTTTTCCTGGCCCGCAGCCAAACTTGCCATTCTAACCGATGCAGAAATTTTTGGTAGGTACCAGAATCAGAAGATTTGCTTACGTAACCAAGAAACGAACGATGCCCTTGAGAAATACTTGACGGGTGAGATCTCTGAACAGTGGAAAGAAGGAGATTATGTGGTGCATTTGCAGCATGGTATCTGCCGGTTTAGAGGAATAAAGAGCATGGATGGAACAAATAGCGAAATGATCGAGCTTGAATTCGACCAAAAAGCTAAGCTCTACGTTCCTATTGATCAAGCTAATCTAATTTCTCGGTATATTGGAGGGACCAAAAAACAGCCAAAACTCGATTCGTTAGGCGGCACACGGTGGCTGCGAGCAAAAAGCGCCACAGAAAAAGCAGTGTCAGACCTTGCCGAAAGAATGCTTAAAATTAATGCAGAAAGAGAGGTGCTCGAGGGATTCGCCTTCCCTAAAGATGACCATTGGCAAAGAGAATTTGAAGAGTCTTTTATTTATGAAGAGACAGCCGATCAGCTCAAAGCAATTGAAGAAACAAAACGAGATATGGAAAGCAAACGGCCAATGGATAGGCTCATCTGCGGGGATGTTGGATTTGGCAAAACGGAAGTTGCCATTCGGGCAATTTTCAAAGCTGTTATGGGAGGCAAACAAGCTGCACTACTGGCGCCTACCACAGTCCTTGCAAAACAACATTTTAATACGCTTTCGGAACGGTTTGCTGATTATCCCATTCGGACCGCTTTGCTCTGTCGATTGATAAAAAATAGTGAAGAAAAGGAAATACTTACAGGGCTTAAAAACGGATCTATCGACGTAGTGATCGGAACGCACAGACTGCTTTCTGCTGACGTCGCATTTAAAGATCTTGGATTAATCGTCATTGACGAAGAACAACGCTTTGGCGTACTCCAAAAAGAAAAATGGAAAGAAACATTTCGGCTTATTGATGTTCTCAGTCTTTCGGCCACTCCTATTCCCAGAACGCTTTATTTAGCATTGGCTGGAGCTCGGGATATGAGTTTAATCGAAACGCCTCCCCCTAATCGTTATCCTATCGAGACGATTGTGAGCGCCTATGACGAGCGAATAATACGACAAGCGATTGAGCGAGAATTAAATAGGGGCGGACAGGTGTATTTTCTTCATAATCGAATACGGACCATTGAAAAAGTAGCCTCAAGGATAAAATCGCTTTTGCCCTCTGTAAAAATTGCCATAGGTCATGGAAGAATGAAAAAAAGCGAGCTAGAAGAGGTAATGGAAAGTTTTGTTAATGGACAGATCGATGTGCTGCTAGCCACAAGCATCATAGAAAACGGCTTAGACATTCCCAATGCGAACACTATCATTATTGACCGAGCCGATCTTTTTGGTCTTGCTGATCTCTATCAGTTAAGAGGAAGAGTGGGACGATCCAATCAAAAAGCCTATGCTTATCTCTTACTCCCAAGGGATTTATTCATTCAAGCCGACGCTAAGAAAAGAATTAAAGCTATGCAAGAGCATTCTCAACTGGGTGTGGGCTTCCAGATAGCCTTAAGAGATCTAGAAATACGAGGAGCCGGTAATCTTTTAGGCACCTCTCAAAGTGGTCATATCGCCTCTGTAGGATTTGAACTCTATTGCAAACTACTCAAAAAAGCGGTCCAAAGACTTCAGGGTAAAGAAATCGATTCTTTAACTGATTGTAAGGTCTCCTTAGATTTTTTACTTCCTGAGCCAGGAGGCGGCAGGCATGCCTTAGCTTTTATTCCATTTACTTATATGGAAAGAAGAGAAGAGAGGCTGCAAGCTTATAGACAGCTAGCTGAAGCACTCAGTCTAGGGGAGCTAGAAGAAATCAAAAAAGGGTGGAAAGACAGGTTTGGTGCGTGGCCTGAACCTGTAGAAAACCTTTTTTCAATTACTGAAATCCGGCTTATGGGAGCTGCCAAAGGCATAGAACGGGTCGAATCGGATCAGGATAAGTTAAAACTAATGAGACATAGGGAGTATTTGTTTACAGCGCAAGGCAAATTCCCACGCTTGATCGAATCAGATACAAAGACTAAAATAATGCAGATTAAGAAATGGTTAGAAGCCTTCTAA
- the argA gene encoding amino-acid N-acetyltransferase, translating into MNVSDLRGILAYIPQFREKVFVIAIDGAIAASENFPNLVLDLAVLRSVAIKVVLVHGIAHQLKQLSLLLHTDLSDTTGIGITDQKTHELSLIASSKVTFQILEALSASDLRACATNAIIAHPFGIVSGVDYQLTGRINKIDVPFIEYLLQKNIIPVIGPIGFDGEGKSYRINSDAVAQCMAEALHAEKLIYLTTYPGILDNEGNLIRELDVQAAQEFHKNFSKSQPEQLRSKLEHAIHACKNGVNRVHIIDGRMDEALLSEIFSNTGIGTMIYANQYESIRPARKKDIGAILKLIQEPIESDEILPRKAVDIARDLQSYYVFELDKQIVGCMAVYPYPKTSQAELACLSVAKSHENQGIGRKMIHYAEKLASQQGFKQLFLLSTRAYVYFMQKGGFKEADPSILPLERKIKYEKTGRNSKVLYKPLQ; encoded by the coding sequence ATGAATGTTTCCGATTTAAGAGGCATCCTAGCTTACATCCCACAATTTAGAGAAAAAGTCTTTGTCATAGCCATTGATGGAGCCATCGCAGCCAGCGAAAATTTTCCAAATTTAGTGCTCGATCTAGCCGTATTAAGAAGTGTTGCTATAAAAGTCGTGTTAGTCCATGGGATCGCCCATCAGTTAAAGCAGCTTTCCCTGCTTCTACATACTGACTTATCTGACACCACAGGAATCGGTATTACCGATCAAAAGACTCACGAATTAAGCCTTATAGCTTCTTCCAAAGTAACTTTTCAAATACTAGAAGCTCTTTCAGCATCTGATCTGAGAGCCTGTGCCACAAATGCCATTATCGCCCATCCTTTTGGAATTGTCAGCGGTGTAGATTACCAACTCACAGGCCGTATTAACAAAATCGACGTACCATTCATCGAGTATTTATTACAAAAAAATATCATCCCAGTCATAGGACCAATTGGTTTCGATGGAGAAGGGAAAAGTTATCGGATTAATTCCGATGCTGTCGCTCAGTGTATGGCCGAAGCCCTTCATGCAGAAAAGCTTATCTATCTTACTACCTACCCAGGCATTCTTGATAATGAAGGCAATCTTATAAGAGAATTAGATGTCCAAGCTGCCCAAGAATTTCATAAAAACTTTTCTAAATCACAGCCTGAGCAACTCAGATCCAAATTAGAACACGCCATTCACGCATGCAAAAACGGGGTCAACCGTGTGCATATTATTGACGGGAGAATGGATGAAGCTTTGCTTTCGGAAATATTTTCTAACACTGGCATAGGGACGATGATCTATGCCAATCAGTATGAATCGATCCGTCCGGCTCGTAAAAAAGATATCGGTGCGATCTTAAAACTTATCCAAGAACCGATCGAATCGGATGAAATTTTGCCTAGAAAAGCTGTGGATATAGCCAGGGATCTTCAATCGTATTACGTTTTTGAACTAGATAAACAGATTGTAGGATGCATGGCTGTCTATCCCTATCCCAAAACGTCTCAAGCCGAACTAGCCTGCCTTTCTGTGGCTAAAAGCCATGAAAATCAAGGCATTGGTAGAAAAATGATTCATTATGCCGAAAAACTAGCTTCGCAACAAGGATTTAAGCAACTTTTCCTCTTGTCGACTAGGGCTTATGTTTATTTTATGCAAAAAGGCGGATTTAAAGAAGCCGATCCCTCGATTCTCCCTTTGGAAAGAAAAATAAAATACGAAAAAACCGGTAGAAATTCAAAAGTGCTTTATAAGCCTCTTCAATAA
- a CDS encoding RNA recognition motif domain-containing protein, protein MNRTRLYVGNLPFRISENDLREFFEQYGQVNEINLIVDKMTGQSRGFAFVTMETSQAAQSAIDSLNGTSISGRQIVVNEAKPREERPHRHRENSGRSRR, encoded by the coding sequence ATGAATAGAACAAGACTCTATGTAGGTAATCTCCCTTTTCGAATTTCGGAAAACGATCTTCGAGAATTTTTTGAACAATATGGCCAGGTCAACGAAATCAATCTTATAGTTGATAAAATGACAGGGCAATCCAGAGGATTCGCTTTCGTAACAATGGAGACCTCTCAAGCAGCTCAATCTGCTATTGATAGTCTTAATGGAACGAGTATCAGCGGCCGACAGATCGTTGTCAACGAAGCCAAACCTAGGGAAGAAAGACCACATAGACATAGAGAAAATTCTGGAAGATCAAGAAGATGA
- a CDS encoding aminotransferase class V-fold PLP-dependent enzyme, producing MESIEAYRKDFPILSLKINDYPLIYFDNAATSQKPFCVIEALSNFFLSANANVHRGLHELSSRATELLEASRATIARFINARSQDEIVFTRGTTESINLVAASLGSLLKPGDGILLTEMEHHSNLIPWQQLAKQRGLRLFFLPIDGREGNLQWTSLEEFLIKNRIVIFSFTHVSNTLGVINPVESFCAIARKLGVLTLVDAAQSAGHRPLDVQKLGCDFLAFSGHKMCGPTGIGVLYGRKELLEKMPPFQYGGNMVLDTDFFESRWKEPPHKFEAGTLPIAEAICLKTAIDYLCQIGLEKIALHDEQIACYAYNQISSLPCIIPLGPTKKRAGIVTFSVKGLHPHDFITYCDRYGVALRGGHHCNKPLLSKLGIDSAIRASFYFYNTKSEVDRFIEIIDNCLRFFKLTG from the coding sequence GTGGAGTCCATTGAAGCCTATAGAAAGGATTTTCCTATCCTTTCGCTAAAAATTAATGATTATCCGCTTATCTATTTTGACAACGCAGCCACTTCTCAAAAACCCTTCTGCGTGATCGAAGCTTTATCTAATTTTTTTTTATCAGCCAATGCGAATGTTCACAGAGGACTCCATGAATTAAGTAGCCGAGCTACTGAACTATTAGAGGCATCCCGAGCCACAATCGCGCGGTTTATCAATGCCAGAAGTCAGGACGAGATTGTATTTACAAGAGGAACCACAGAATCGATTAACCTTGTTGCTGCCTCATTAGGTTCCCTTTTAAAACCTGGAGACGGTATCCTTTTAACTGAAATGGAGCATCATTCGAACCTGATACCCTGGCAACAGCTTGCTAAACAAAGAGGCTTACGTTTGTTCTTCCTTCCGATCGATGGAAGAGAAGGAAATCTTCAGTGGACTTCACTCGAAGAGTTCCTCATTAAAAATCGGATAGTCATTTTCTCTTTTACTCATGTATCTAATACATTGGGCGTGATTAATCCAGTCGAATCTTTCTGTGCAATTGCTAGAAAATTAGGGGTCCTTACTCTTGTGGATGCAGCTCAAAGCGCCGGCCATAGGCCACTTGACGTGCAGAAATTAGGTTGTGATTTTCTTGCCTTTTCTGGGCATAAAATGTGTGGACCAACTGGCATAGGAGTCTTGTATGGGAGGAAGGAGCTACTCGAAAAGATGCCTCCTTTTCAATATGGGGGGAACATGGTTTTGGATACAGATTTCTTCGAAAGCCGGTGGAAAGAACCCCCTCACAAATTTGAAGCTGGGACGCTGCCGATAGCCGAAGCAATTTGTTTAAAGACAGCCATTGATTATCTTTGTCAAATAGGGCTAGAAAAAATCGCTCTTCATGATGAACAAATTGCTTGCTATGCCTACAACCAAATCTCCTCTCTACCCTGCATCATTCCTTTAGGGCCTACAAAAAAGAGAGCTGGAATTGTGACATTTTCAGTTAAAGGATTGCACCCTCACGACTTTATTACCTATTGTGACCGTTATGGTGTGGCTTTGCGCGGCGGCCATCACTGCAATAAACCCCTTCTGTCAAAATTGGGAATCGACTCAGCCATTCGTGCTAGTTTTTATTTTTATAATACTAAATCGGAAGTTGATCGATTCATTGAGATTATCGATAACTGTCTTCGATTCTTTAAATTAACCGGCTAA
- a CDS encoding peptidylprolyl isomerase, giving the protein MVRSLLILFLCFFCLLRSLFSQTANDGIAAIVNDKVITFSQVRKQVEPNEAVLRETYQGPELVDRIKEARLSALRALIDRELIIQDFKSKKYAIPDSFIESRIRDIIRTQFDGDRIAFIRTLQANGVSEEQYKQQILEQIIVQAMRMKNVSEPVIISPYQIEKYYHDHISQFFDPPQVKLRIIFLQKTSFKEKRATVGGQIEEYDPAKETATELLSKLQLGADFAELARTYSEGPKRMDGGDLGWVTKDSLRPEIAEAAFSMYPGQTSGVIETVDGYYIIRLEDKRKGKLKPLSELRSQIEGLLIQEQRQKLQQQWLNNLKAKAFIKMF; this is encoded by the coding sequence ATGGTTAGAAGCCTTCTAATTCTTTTCCTTTGTTTCTTTTGCTTGTTACGAAGTTTGTTTTCACAAACTGCTAACGATGGCATTGCTGCCATTGTAAATGATAAAGTAATTACTTTTTCTCAAGTCAGAAAACAAGTAGAACCCAATGAAGCCGTCTTGAGGGAAACCTATCAAGGGCCTGAGCTGGTTGATCGGATCAAAGAAGCTCGGTTAAGTGCCTTGCGAGCCCTAATTGACAGAGAATTAATTATTCAGGATTTTAAAAGCAAGAAATATGCTATTCCCGATTCGTTCATTGAATCACGAATCAGAGACATTATCCGAACTCAATTTGATGGAGATAGAATTGCTTTCATTCGGACACTCCAAGCCAATGGGGTGAGCGAAGAACAGTATAAGCAACAGATCCTCGAACAGATCATCGTCCAGGCCATGAGAATGAAAAATGTATCAGAACCGGTGATTATTTCTCCTTATCAAATTGAAAAGTACTATCACGACCACATAAGCCAATTTTTCGATCCTCCTCAAGTAAAATTACGAATCATTTTTCTACAGAAAACTTCTTTTAAAGAGAAACGCGCTACGGTGGGCGGTCAGATAGAAGAATATGATCCTGCCAAAGAAACAGCCACAGAACTGTTAAGCAAACTTCAGCTGGGTGCTGATTTTGCTGAATTAGCTAGAACCTACTCCGAAGGACCCAAAAGAATGGATGGTGGGGACCTGGGGTGGGTAACCAAAGATAGCCTTCGACCCGAAATAGCGGAAGCAGCCTTCTCCATGTATCCAGGACAAACAAGTGGGGTGATAGAAACCGTTGATGGCTATTACATTATAAGGCTTGAGGATAAGCGGAAAGGAAAGCTTAAGCCCCTATCCGAGTTGAGGAGTCAGATTGAAGGCCTATTGATTCAAGAACAAAGACAAAAACTGCAACAACAATGGTTAAATAATTTAAAGGCAAAAGCCTTTATAAAAATGTTCTAA
- the pdxA gene encoding 4-hydroxythreonine-4-phosphate dehydrogenase PdxA, whose protein sequence is MHVPTIGITLGEPAGIGPEIVSKALQCNKISKRFDYRIIGPKKKFEPGKLSPSSAEAAWEALEEAFKLWEKKEIQAIVTSPVHKGNLFQIGFPYPGQTEFFASKLGVPKEKVIMAMSSPKLHLSLLSTHLSLQEAIQAITKDKIKLAAVLLLEFLKKLKPKSSLKIAIAGLNPHSGEMGHFGKEEHESYEPAIEELKRNGFPVEGPLSPDSVFREALEGKYDGVVASYHDQGLIPFKLVSFYSGVNVTLGLPLIRTSPDHGVAIDIAGKNKADPRSLIAAIKLACKLVPKENRK, encoded by the coding sequence ATGCATGTACCAACTATTGGCATCACATTAGGGGAACCAGCCGGAATTGGTCCTGAAATCGTTTCAAAGGCTCTCCAGTGCAATAAAATCTCCAAACGTTTTGACTATAGAATTATAGGTCCCAAAAAAAAATTTGAGCCTGGCAAGTTATCCCCTTCCTCCGCTGAAGCAGCATGGGAAGCTTTGGAGGAAGCATTCAAACTTTGGGAAAAAAAAGAAATCCAAGCGATTGTCACCTCCCCTGTTCATAAAGGGAATCTTTTCCAAATTGGCTTTCCTTATCCAGGACAAACTGAATTTTTTGCTTCCAAGCTAGGTGTTCCTAAAGAAAAGGTGATCATGGCCATGTCCAGTCCAAAGCTACATCTCTCTCTGCTCTCCACGCATCTAAGCCTCCAAGAAGCCATCCAAGCCATCACGAAGGATAAAATTAAGCTTGCAGCAGTTCTTTTGCTTGAATTCTTAAAAAAATTAAAGCCAAAATCATCTCTTAAAATTGCTATCGCAGGACTAAATCCTCATTCGGGAGAAATGGGACATTTTGGAAAAGAAGAACACGAATCCTATGAGCCAGCCATCGAGGAACTCAAAAGGAATGGTTTTCCTGTGGAAGGCCCCCTTTCTCCTGATTCTGTCTTTAGAGAAGCTTTAGAAGGAAAATACGACGGGGTGGTGGCCTCTTACCATGATCAAGGATTAATTCCATTCAAACTTGTATCCTTTTATTCTGGAGTGAATGTCACGCTGGGATTGCCATTAATTCGTACTTCCCCTGATCATGGTGTGGCCATCGATATTGCAGGAAAAAACAAAGCCGATCCAAGAAGCCTGATTGCAGCTATTAAACTGGCTTGCAAACTCGTTCCTAAAGAAAACAGAAAGTAA
- a CDS encoding class II fructose-bisphosphate aldolase, producing MIVTASELFKVAYGKFAVGAYNINNMEQTHGLFRGGIQSQSPFIIQISKGARKYADKRMLEAMIRAAETIYPEAVFVVHLDHGDEETCYDCIDSGFYSSVMIDASHEPFEKNVEITRRVVERAHAKGVSVEAELGMLGGVEEDVKVEEGHACLTDPEQAKEFVRLTGCDSLACAIGTSHGAYKFKGKQSIRFDVLEKIQKNLPGFPLVMHGSSSVPKSEIMRINAAGGKLDPSACGVDDNEYLPAAKLGVTKINIDTDGRLVWTRVHREYFRDHPEEFDFRGPGRVFMTEYANFIASRSEKLGSANTLSEVRNSILELRKNKAA from the coding sequence ATGATCGTTACGGCATCGGAGTTATTTAAAGTTGCTTACGGTAAATTTGCAGTGGGCGCCTATAACATCAATAATATGGAACAAACCCATGGCCTTTTTCGTGGAGGGATTCAGTCTCAGTCTCCTTTTATTATACAGATCTCCAAAGGAGCTAGAAAATATGCAGACAAAAGAATGCTTGAAGCAATGATTCGGGCTGCTGAAACTATCTATCCTGAAGCCGTATTTGTCGTCCACTTAGATCATGGAGACGAAGAGACCTGTTATGATTGTATCGATTCAGGTTTTTATAGCTCCGTAATGATTGATGCTTCTCATGAACCATTTGAGAAGAACGTAGAAATTACGCGTCGGGTGGTGGAAAGAGCCCATGCCAAAGGGGTAAGTGTAGAAGCCGAACTAGGAATGCTTGGTGGAGTAGAAGAAGACGTTAAGGTAGAAGAAGGGCATGCCTGTCTGACTGATCCAGAGCAAGCAAAAGAATTTGTTCGATTGACTGGATGTGATTCTTTGGCCTGTGCTATCGGTACAAGTCATGGAGCCTATAAGTTTAAAGGCAAACAATCCATCCGCTTTGATGTCTTAGAAAAGATTCAAAAAAATCTTCCCGGATTCCCACTCGTTATGCATGGCAGCTCGAGTGTCCCGAAATCAGAAATCATGAGGATCAACGCGGCTGGAGGCAAATTAGATCCAAGCGCTTGCGGTGTGGATGATAATGAATATTTACCCGCTGCTAAACTTGGAGTCACCAAAATCAACATTGACACCGATGGCAGACTAGTGTGGACAAGAGTACACAGGGAATATTTTCGAGATCATCCCGAAGAATTCGATTTCCGAGGCCCAGGGAGAGTATTTATGACGGAGTATGCCAATTTCATCGCTAGTCGTAGTGAAAAATTGGGCTCCGCCAATACCCTGTCTGAAGTCAGAAATTCGATCCTAGAGCTCAGAAAAAATAAAGCAGCTTAA
- a CDS encoding DR2241 family protein codes for MNLLEKWQKWLSENPPPLLIGELQIAEGYWIYNRKDQLKDSLVCLPSLLDLKLYLRQDEKGDYRPLKAEMGILRGWKYGPVDFKGLFYAIEAIYPFALTYWFGLKEGIVGPVSFQETIGRQIGMYKVIEKEAYSIADRTVEGLCRAKCLRQNLWHGMYTEPKEEASIPLVCLEACPLFLEHARKLFLKKRNANL; via the coding sequence ATGAATCTTTTGGAAAAGTGGCAAAAGTGGCTTTCTGAAAATCCTCCTCCATTGCTTATTGGAGAGCTTCAGATTGCTGAAGGGTACTGGATATACAACCGAAAGGATCAGTTGAAGGATTCCCTGGTCTGCCTTCCCTCTCTTTTGGATTTGAAATTATATTTACGCCAAGATGAAAAAGGGGACTACAGACCTTTAAAAGCGGAGATGGGCATCCTCCGTGGCTGGAAATATGGACCAGTTGATTTTAAAGGGCTTTTTTATGCCATTGAAGCCATCTATCCCTTTGCTCTGACATATTGGTTTGGTCTAAAGGAGGGGATAGTCGGTCCTGTTTCTTTTCAAGAGACCATTGGTAGACAAATTGGTATGTATAAAGTGATAGAAAAAGAAGCATATTCCATAGCTGATAGGACTGTGGAAGGATTATGTCGGGCAAAATGCCTTAGACAAAATCTCTGGCATGGAATGTATACAGAACCCAAAGAAGAGGCTTCGATTCCTTTGGTTTGTTTGGAAGCCTGTCCTCTTTTTTTGGAACATGCAAGAAAACTATTTTTGAAAAAAAGAAACGCTAATCTCTAA
- a CDS encoding CbiX/SirB N-terminal domain-containing protein, producing the protein MSSFPHTIDWSKASLVLAGHGSLYNSEAALPVYINAEKIRKKKLFENVYETFWKEEPTFHQTLLSIPSSFIYVVPFFLSHGFFTTKVIPSEMGIEGPMTTMGKKIVGYCRAVGENPRVSELIIEAIGRAIDFKMASSIFSESALLLVSHGTKKMSIPKKQPICIGIYWSKKGSLKNVMCFFLKRSLEFPAGKSMLDQNISLLFLFLFLKETIPMWMFQS; encoded by the coding sequence ATGAGCTCTTTTCCCCATACCATCGACTGGTCAAAAGCATCCCTTGTTCTGGCTGGACATGGATCATTATATAATTCTGAAGCGGCCCTGCCTGTCTATATCAATGCAGAGAAGATTCGCAAGAAAAAATTATTTGAAAATGTCTATGAAACATTTTGGAAAGAAGAGCCTACTTTTCATCAGACTCTTTTATCTATTCCATCCTCTTTTATTTATGTGGTCCCCTTTTTTTTAAGTCACGGCTTTTTTACAACCAAAGTCATCCCCTCTGAGATGGGAATCGAAGGTCCAATGACAACAATGGGGAAAAAAATAGTGGGTTATTGCAGAGCTGTTGGCGAAAACCCTAGAGTCTCAGAGTTAATAATCGAGGCGATTGGTCGAGCAATCGATTTTAAGATGGCTAGTTCTATATTTTCTGAAAGTGCTCTTTTATTGGTCAGTCATGGAACAAAAAAAATGTCCATTCCAAAGAAACAACCTATCTGCATTGGAATATATTGGAGCAAAAAGGGATCTTTAAAGAATGTCATGTGTTTTTTCTTGAAGAGGAGCCTCGAATTTCCAGCTGGAAAGAGTATGTTAGATCAAAATATATCTTTACTGTTCCTTTTTTTATTTCTGAAGGAGACCATTCCTATGTGGATGTTCCAAAGCTGA